A single window of Plasmodium reichenowi strain SY57 chromosome 14, whole genome shotgun sequence DNA harbors:
- a CDS encoding hypothetical protein (conserved Plasmodium protein, unknown function), with protein MRRFNTSKNKNERNLFNDYIKNEDELYHERDDEGINKEPISLKVDVNNNLFPIDQIHSTYFLCNNLSNDNTEKEINEHISFEKIQDHEKEEKKKIFFFNLSDKQKKQIENLKINKIIQNEMYLKKNKILKYIIHIFISDILKEKPNDVYDYASNYFTQPHFKMYILEKLKLRINK; from the exons ATGAGAAGATTTAATACatctaaaaataaaaacgaaagaaatttatttaatgattatataaaaaatgaagatgaaCTATACCATGAAAGAGATGACGAaggaataaataaagaacCTATATCCTTAAAAGTGgatgttaataataatttgtttCCTATTGACCAGATACATTCTACTTATTTCTTATGTAATAATTTGAGTAATGACAATACGGAAAAGG AAATCAATGAACATATATCGTTCGAAAAAATTCAAGACCatgaaaaagaagaaaaaaagaaaattttttttttcaatttaaGTGACAAgcaaaaaaaacaaatcgagaatttaaaaataaataaaattatacaaaatgaaatgtatttaaaaaaaaataaaattcttaaatatataattcatatatttatatcagatatattaaaagaaaaaccAAATGATGTATATGATTATGCATCCAATTATTTTACACAGCCacattttaaaatgtatatactggaaaaattaaaattaaggataaacaaataa
- a CDS encoding hypothetical protein (conserved Plasmodium protein, unknown function~part of same gene as PRSY57_1424600A~gap found within coding sequence) — protein IQNFFEEIDNLVNEGEKEDDNYMDIEKQLHEKCLKLINKKKETCNLCIKSKIKLFLDEINFINNSLDIFENEKRQKQIKQENKKIQKNGTNELDDILKDVIFLELGLKESKSKNETNHLLLKISENLHKIEDKEFLLTTKKSLDIRIDDFQKKQICEEYFAEKIKEIYENTVDKLSSQHNEKENQLRENLRDNKKRKVENLIVENNVLSSRIISKDTDEEKKHIIGIKHENDNVKGEKSEEIKPMEKKTSKKNKKEIRIDSSNYFHKKKLKLVERWNRVAQESKLLSDYDSNS, from the exons AAATTCAAAATTTTTTCGAAGAAATTGATAATTTAGTAAATGAAGgagaaaaagaagatgaTAATTACATGGATATAGAAAAACAATTACATGAAAAATGTTTAAAATtgattaataaaaaaaaagagacttgtaatttatgtattaaatCAAAGATCAAATTATTTTTGgatgaaataaattttattaacaaCTCTTTAGATATATTcgaaaatgaaaaaagacaaaaacaaattaaacaagaaaataaaaaaattcaaaagAATGGCACGAACGAATTAGATGATATATTGAAGGATGTCATATTTCTTGAATTGGGTTTAAAAGAATCCAAAAGCAAAAATGAG ACGAATCATCTACTATTAAAAATAAGCGAGAACTTACATAAAATAGAAGATAAAGAATTTCTTTtaacaacaaaaaaatcTTTGGATATAAGAATa gatgattttcaaaaaaaacaaatttgtgaagaatattttgccgaaaaaataaaagaaatatatgaaaacACTGTG gATAAATTAAGTTCCCAGCATAATGAAAAGGAAAACCAATTAAGAGAGAATCTTAGAGATAATAAGAAACGTAAGGTGGAAAATTTAATTGTGGAAAATAATGTTCTCTCATCACGGATAATTAGTAAAGATACAGATGAAGAgaaaaaacatattatagGCATTAAAcatgaaaatgataatgTAAAGGGCGAAAAATCAGAAG AAATTAAGCctatggaaaaaaaaactagtaaaaaaaacaaaaaggaaataaGAATAGATTCTAGTAATTATTTtcacaaaaaaaag TTAAAATTGGTAGAGCGGTGGAACCGCGTGGCACAAGAATCCAAATTGTTGAGTGATTATGACTCAAATTCTTAA
- a CDS encoding enoyl-CoA hydratase, putative has translation MHVNCKKKKTCSYFIKRYINTPRDSDIGSSIPSEKEKKFNEEKSVHKESASEGENVLACEEEKQYFKNHKYVDFFRDESRSIGLITFKNMNEKKNIFYNFLEELKNVLEHVNNIISNEENNTFYIKEFKNKENYLIKNIKNCIPYYDNKLKILIIHSVMDNNIFLNSLDYNSYLKNDEDTNVEISNTFRFLCNTIQQLPIITISNINGLCLNSGIDLILSTDFKISKENSLFGFDKMHIGLYPYGGSCQKLFRHIPLNYAKYLLLTNKIINAQDALKINLIDICIKQNENFFIQNSNIYFEHNLSNEQIFSIIKDNILNYFKDIFHHHLFEKKINDDSFIFTLFYSFQFLFIPTYILQNIKLGINEGLAFNDVNSYLDYDRHMFEKCINSIPRLDILNYIKKKKNE, from the coding sequence ATGCACGTGAATTGtaagaaaaagaaaacatgttcttattttataaaaagataCATAAACACACCAAGAGATAGCGACATTGGTTCATCTATTCCAAGtgagaaagaaaaaaaatttaatgaAGAGAAAAGTGTACATAAAGAAAGCGCTTCAGAAGGTGAGAATGTTTTAGCTTGTGAAGAAGAAAAGCAATATTTTAAGAATCATAAATATGTTGATTTTTTTCGAGATGAGAGTAGAAGTATTGGTTTGATaacttttaaaaatatgaatgagaagaagaatatattttataattttttagaAGAATTAAAGAATGTATTAGAAcatgtaaataatattatttcgAATGAAGAGAATAATACGTTTTACATCAAAGagtttaaaaataaagagaattatttaataaagaatataaaaaattgtattccatattatgataataaattaaagatattaataatacatagtgttatggataataatatatttttaaattcattagactataattcatatttaaaaaatgatgaagataCAAATGTTGAAATATCAAATACATTTAgatttttatgtaatacTATACAACAATTACCTATCATAACAAtaagtaatataaatgGTTTATGTTTAAATAGTGGTATagatttaatattatctaCTGATTTCAAAATATCTAAAGAAAATAGCTTGTTTGGTTTTGATAAAATGCATATTGGTTTATATCCATATGGAGGTAGCTGTCAAAAATTATTTAGACATATACCTTTAAATTATGccaaatatttattattaacaaataaaataattaatgCACAAGATGcattaaaaattaatttaatagatatatgtattaaacaaaatgaaaatttctttatacaaaattcaaatatatatttcgAACATAATTTATCAAATGAACAAATCTTTTCAATTAttaaagataatattttaaattatttcaaagatatttttcatcatcatctttttgaaaaaaaaattaatgatgatagttttatttttactcTATTCTATTCATTCCAATTCTTATTTATACcaacatatattttacaaaatatcAAATTGGGTATCAATGAAGGCTTGGCTTTTAATGATGTTAATTCGTACTTGGATTATGATAGACATATGTTtgaaaaatgtattaaCAGTATACCCAGattagatatattaaattatattaaaaaaaaaaaaaatgaataa
- a CDS encoding DEAD/DEAH box helicase, putative has translation MNKNWIQNLENIIDKNKIFEWDEKKNEKLKDVCKNLIKKDYSIDHYVTNPIIIDNYKKEKIKELYEWQDECLRELRKVNWEKGENFICVAPTSGGKTLVTELFIFEEIKNRKKQIFFLFPLNSLINEKMIYLKNICKGTNIRIGVEIEENDIILCTYEKFNNYLNKRKLYDDNKSDKYNIKSNISSNCSNNNNNSEDLKNDNIIVIIDEFHHINEKGRGIYIENIVSKILYMNKKICHIKIICMSGTLNNISILKKWMKAKFYISTYRPQEIKEHYVCNFNVYKKVQDGKFYNTCNLFSFNDTCYDEKVQKNESASFQNQKFHETNRMNTSKSSLQYLNKDINIYNNNNNNIDMMVMNSSHLFMAGGQEERKQSSGNNKRSSYNRGRSYSYEPNNNKRINCNHSSKYSSSNNNTVSYSYFSSVEESDTINNYNDNNNGNYNDNYNDNNYYNDNNNDNYNDNNNDNYNDNNNNNYNDNYNDNNNNYYNDNYNSMNNMCPSILNHNRSYSSYNNMHLSNISLTYTCNKNNYPNNMRSSGHNNMHHNINHQENYRNENSCNNLSANGSYIDNHHLNNNNDKCNYERMLNNKNQIKNPIYSCHNDSISNIKNSQHLSQSKYVHTEKKGSLDDHINYIIKEKEKLICETNSKNSIMCFLNKKNQNKNKYNTLNTSLINSLLYFSLHSYINNLNTLIFCSTKKMCEFYINLINEYLSTLRSLPIPEYIEMKRKELKEKIYNIDKCIYEKMHKLISNGVCYYYSDISHSIKRLLEIAYKEKTLFLLTCTSTLSVGLNLFVDRVIISSPFVAQNFLTNTQYKQMIGRAARLKKGDSFIFVDKEYEKKMLNIFKETFTNIKSTMHANTFEELEKYVIEFLCLYNEKEYISFYDIIHMFSFSLYYTETILNTLKQEMNASPSIYTYKEGKDQKDIPAIRVKRIFDTLHRDSTSTEETATKRKNHNKEDDYMDENIYCVGNIYGDDDKNVENSYTLYNNNQRGFTHGENVSPISKTEEDKKENKNEILKENIHTSYSFYFNINLNYFTCDEILFYHNKKNEIYKVLDNLLKHKCIEIHNEKIKITNFCRSLCISNLNLSIGVDLINEIRMYDKIYLYNKFHLCYICSSYNINIVSFNYEFSHIKNLLSLISDNYTKNIIFQTLNFDSDLINMLNLNSQHNQKKKTYFSNSQLERKYSKLYLSILLFLYLNEEDMKIIFSIYKITPDILKSILQHTYMYINILISFFDNLNEWILVCLLKKFLQNFKSSKKLSIYAGKFKKGKRYDQMK, from the coding sequence ATGAACAAGAATTGGATTCAGAATTTAGAGAATATAATtgataagaataaaatatttgagTGGGATGAGAAGAAGAACGAAAAATTGAAAGATGTGTGTAagaatttaataaaaaaggattATAGTATTGATCATTATGTTACGAATCCTATAATAATAgataattataagaaagaaaaaataaaagaattatatgaatGGCAAGATGAATGTTTAAGAGAATTAAGAAAAGTAAACTGGGAGAAAGGAGAgaattttatatgtgtaGCTCCAACATCTGGTGGGAAAACTTTAGTTACcgaattatttatatttgaagagataaaaaatagaaaaaaacaaatatttttcttatttccATTAAATTCCTTAATAAACgaaaaaatgatatatttaaaaaatatttgtaaaGGTACCAATATAAGGATAGGTGTTGAAatagaagaaaatgatataatattatgtacatatgaaaaatttaataattatttaaacaaaaggaaattatacgatgataataaatctgataaatataatataaaaagtaatatatCATCTAATTGTagcaataataataacaattcAGAAGATTTAAAGAATGACAAcattattgttataataGACGAATTTCATcatattaatgaaaaaggtagaggaatatatatagaaaatattgtttcaaaaatattatatatgaataaaaaaatatgtcacataaaaattatatgtatgagTGGtacattaaataatatctctatattaaaaaaatggatGAAAGCTAAATTTTATATCTCTACTTATCGCCCAcaagaaataaaagaacattatgtatgtaattttaatgtatataaaaaagtaCAAGATGGGAAATTTTATAACACTTGTAATCTATTTAGTTTTAATGATACATGTTATGACGAAAAAgtacaaaaaaatgaatcGGCATCTTTTCAAAATCAAAAATTTCATGAAACGAATAGGATGAATACATCGAAGTCTTCATTGCAATATCtaaataaagatattaatatatataataataataataataatattgatatgATGGTGATGAATTCTAGTCATCTATTTATGGCTGGTGGTCAGGAAGAAAGAAAACAATCTAGTGGAAACAATAAAAGATCAAGTTATAATAGAGGAAGGAGTTATTCGTACGAACcaaacaataataaaagaataaattGTAATCATAGTAGTAAGTATTCATctagtaataataatacagTAAGTTATAGTTATTTTAGTAGTGTTGAAGAAAGTGATACCATCAacaattataatgataataataatggtaattataatgataattataatgataataattattataatgataataataatgataattataatgataataataatgataattataatgataataataataataattataatgataattataatgataataataataattattataatgataattataatagCATGAATAATATGTGTCCATCCATTTTAAATCATAACAGAAGTTATAGCAGCTACAACAATATGCACTTATCAAACATTAGTTTGACCTACACctgtaataaaaataattatccTAATAATATGAGAAGTAGTGGTCATAATAACATGcatcataatataaatcatCAAGAAAATTATAGAAATGAAAATAGCTGTAACAACCTTTCTGCCAATGGTAGCTATATCGATAATCACCAtcttaataataataatgataagTGTAACTATGAACGTATGCTTAATAATAAGAACCAAATAAAGAATCCTATTTACTCATGTCATAATGATTCCATATCGAATATTAAGAATTCACAACATTTATCACAAAGTAAATACGTGCAcacagaaaaaaaaggttCTCTTGATGACcatattaattatataataaaagaaaaagaaaaattaatttgTGAAACAAATAGTAAGAATAGTATTATGTGCTTtcttaataaaaagaatcagaataaaaataaatataatacattaaaTACTAGCTTaattaattctttattatatttttctttacaTAGTTATATTAACAACTTGAATacattaatattttgttctacgaaaaaaatgtgcgaattttatattaacctaataaatgaatatcTCAGTACCTTAAGAAGTTTACCCATACCAGAATATATagaaatgaaaagaaaagaattaaaagaaaaaatatataatatagacaaatgtatatatgaaaaaatgcATAAATTAATATCGAATGGAGtgtgttattattatagcGATATATCACATTCAATTAAACGATTATTAGAGATTGcttataaagaaaaaaccttatttttattaactTGTACATCAACCCTTTCGGTTGgattaaatttatttgtaGATAGAGTTATTATTTCATCCCCTTTTGTTGCTCAGAATTTTTTAACAAATACACAATATAAACAGATGATTGGTCGTGCAGCTAgattaaaaaaaggagactcatttatttttgtggataaagaatatgaaaagaaaatgttaaatatatttaaagagacatttacaaatattaaaagtaCAATGCATGCAAACACTTTTGAAgaattagaaaaatatgttattgaatttttatgtttatataacgaaaaggaatatatatcattttatgatattattcatatgttttctttttccttGTATTATACCGAAACCATATTAAATACATTAAAACAAGAAATGAATGCAAGTCCTTCgatatatacatataaagaAGGTAAGGATCAGAAAGATATCCCTGCGATTCGTGTCAAGAGAATTTTTGATACTCTTCATCGTGATAGCACATCTACAGAGGAAACAGCAACAAAAAGGAAGAACCATAATAAAGAAGATGATTACATggatgaaaatatttattgtgttggtaatatatatggagatgatgataaaaatgttgAAAATTCCTATACactttataataataatcagCGTGGTTTTACACATGGAGAAAATGTGAGTCCCATAAGTAAGACAGAAgaagataaaaaagaaaataagaatgaaatattaaaagagaatatacatacatcatattcattttattttaatataaatttaaattattttacatGTGATGAAATATTGTTTTATcataacaaaaaaaatgaaatatataaagtattagataatttattaaaacataAGTGTATAGAAATACATAAtgaaaagataaaaataacaaatttTTGTCGTTCTTTATGTATAAgtaatttaaatttatcTATAGGTGTAGACTTAATTAATGAAATACGTATgtatgataaaatatatttatataataaatttcaTTTATGTTACATATGTTCATCTTATAACATTAATATCGTATCATTTAATTATGAGTTTtcacatataaaaaatctATTATCATTAATCTCGGataattatacaaaaaatattatattccaaacattaaattttgatagtgatttaattaatatgttaaatTTGAATTCTCAACATAatcaaaagaaaaaaacataCTTTTCCAATTCACAACTTGAAAGGAAATATagtaaattatatttatccatacttttatttttatatttaaatgaagaagatatgaaaataatattctcCATCTATAAAATCACACcagatatattaaaatcaATATTAcaacatacatatatgtatataaatatattaatatccttttttgataatttaaatgaatGGATACTAGTATGTTTGCTAAAAAAATTTCtacaaaattttaaaaGTTCCAAAAAACTTTCTATATATGCTGGGAAATTTAAGAAAGGGAAACGTTATGATcaaatgaaataa